From Pelotomaculum schinkii, the proteins below share one genomic window:
- a CDS encoding sigma-54-dependent Fis family transcriptional regulator, whose product MQIENSHVDWILSNQTIRLFWIVYIQSKRDIGFDEEYILLCRISLYNSVSPSGTKRICCLNMAIRSIKTLLITSGKEVICHMPPINYSSTEQQLMLLSNLHSYLSDVRHNWEYFIKHGKIDRCYGLRNEVLRSWERTAAKNINPYEPIDAALIPEPSLKKRILENEELIAVASPFLEAFTATAVGPEFRIDLTDKDAVILKQFGHKKNFKNKGRFVIGSFCSEESIGTNAIGLAVVLKQPVQLIGPEHFNANLCYRTCATSPIFDGKGVLAGFINLAGNYETAHIHTLGISMALARGIELELKQKRLLNEKETTASYLKKIVDTIHEGVIATDNNGIIQIFNHASSTILGIPVEKALRKNIREVFDTNSTIMGKIDNHKRIIDKKMSFFYQNKRRTVKGSSFPLEGKENTNGGALTVFQEDDIFQPKRNATGFNAHFTFDDIKGKSKKFLATIQLAKKAAVIPSNILLYGESGTGKELFAQAIHNASNFSKGLFVGINCSAIPEDLIESELFGYEGGAFTGSRKEGRIGKFQWADGGTLFLDEINSMPLSMQPKLLRVLQNLSFTRIGGNTEIPFNARIIAASNTELWNEVKEKRFREDLFYRLDVVSIEIPPLRELDDIDELISYYCIKTTNRLNFNFKVSDKAKEILLQYSWPGNTRELKNVIERCAVIAFSRNSDCIDEEDLLSYRGIRNFLEGQNTTSKIDESFEPSKLDSLEKKHIQQTLSQMKGNITKTAERLGITRKTLYYKIKKYNLNPKSGN is encoded by the coding sequence TTGCAAATAGAAAACAGTCATGTTGACTGGATACTTTCGAACCAAACAATAAGATTGTTTTGGATAGTTTATATCCAATCAAAGAGGGATATTGGTTTTGATGAAGAATATATCTTATTATGTCGAATTTCATTATATAACTCAGTATCTCCATCTGGCACTAAACGCATATGCTGCTTAAATATGGCAATAAGAAGTATTAAAACACTACTTATAACGTCCGGGAAGGAGGTTATCTGCCATATGCCCCCAATCAATTACTCTTCAACGGAGCAGCAATTAATGCTCCTGTCCAATTTACACTCTTATTTGTCCGATGTGCGCCACAACTGGGAATATTTTATAAAGCACGGAAAAATAGATCGATGCTATGGGCTCAGGAACGAGGTCCTGCGCTCTTGGGAACGTACGGCTGCAAAAAACATCAACCCGTATGAACCAATTGACGCCGCTCTTATACCTGAACCCAGCTTAAAAAAAAGGATACTCGAAAACGAAGAGCTGATAGCAGTCGCTTCACCTTTTTTGGAAGCGTTTACAGCAACTGCAGTCGGCCCCGAATTTAGAATCGATCTTACAGACAAAGACGCTGTTATTCTGAAACAATTTGGGCACAAAAAAAACTTTAAAAATAAAGGCAGGTTCGTTATAGGTTCCTTTTGCAGCGAAGAAAGCATCGGAACAAATGCTATTGGACTTGCTGTCGTTCTCAAACAGCCTGTTCAGCTTATAGGACCTGAACACTTTAATGCGAATCTTTGCTACCGGACCTGTGCAACCAGTCCAATTTTCGACGGAAAGGGTGTTCTTGCAGGTTTTATTAATTTAGCCGGAAATTATGAAACAGCCCACATTCACACTTTAGGCATAAGTATGGCTTTAGCAAGAGGTATCGAATTAGAATTAAAGCAAAAACGTTTACTTAATGAAAAAGAAACAACAGCAAGTTATCTTAAAAAAATAGTTGACACCATACATGAAGGTGTTATTGCAACCGATAATAACGGGATAATTCAAATATTTAATCATGCTTCATCAACCATCCTGGGGATACCCGTAGAAAAGGCTTTAAGAAAAAACATTCGCGAAGTATTTGATACAAATTCTACAATAATGGGGAAAATAGATAATCATAAAAGAATTATAGATAAAAAGATGTCATTTTTCTACCAGAATAAGCGCAGGACTGTGAAAGGCAGCTCTTTCCCGCTAGAAGGCAAAGAAAATACTAACGGGGGGGCTTTGACCGTTTTTCAGGAAGATGACATCTTTCAACCAAAGAGAAACGCAACCGGTTTTAATGCCCATTTTACCTTTGATGATATTAAAGGCAAAAGCAAGAAATTCCTGGCCACTATCCAGCTAGCTAAAAAGGCTGCAGTAATACCATCAAATATTTTGCTTTACGGAGAAAGCGGAACGGGCAAAGAGCTTTTCGCACAGGCTATTCATAACGCCAGCAACTTTAGCAAAGGTCTGTTTGTCGGCATCAATTGTTCCGCAATTCCTGAAGATTTAATTGAAAGCGAGCTCTTCGGGTATGAGGGCGGCGCTTTCACCGGTTCAAGAAAGGAAGGACGAATAGGAAAATTTCAATGGGCGGACGGAGGTACTCTTTTCCTGGATGAGATTAACTCCATGCCATTATCAATGCAGCCCAAATTGCTGAGGGTTTTACAGAACCTAAGCTTTACCAGAATTGGCGGCAACACTGAAATACCGTTTAACGCAAGAATAATCGCAGCTTCTAATACCGAACTCTGGAATGAAGTCAAGGAGAAAAGATTCCGCGAAGACCTTTTTTATCGTTTGGATGTTGTTTCCATAGAGATCCCTCCTTTAAGGGAACTTGATGATATTGACGAACTAATTTCCTATTATTGCATAAAAACCACCAATCGTCTGAATTTCAACTTTAAGGTTTCTGACAAGGCTAAAGAAATTTTACTCCAATACTCTTGGCCGGGAAACACCCGTGAACTCAAGAACGTAATAGAACGCTGTGCGGTAATTGCCTTCAGCCGGAACAGCGACTGCATTGATGAAGAAGATTTACTCAGTTACAGGGGGATCCGTAATTTCCTTGAAGGGCAAAACACGACCAGTAAAATTGATGAAAGCTTTGAACCCTCCAAGCTGGATTCCCTGGAGAAAAAACATATTCAACAAACGCTGTCGCAGATGAAGGGCAACATTACAAAAACAGCAGAACGCCTGGGTATAACCCGAAAGACATTATATTACAAAATTAAGAAATACAATTTAAATCCTAAATCCGGGAACTGA
- the carB gene encoding carbamoyl-phosphate synthase large subunit, producing MPQRSDINKILIIGSGPIVIGQACEFDYSGTQACKALRKLGYRIVLVNSNPATIMTDPGIADVTYIEPLNVKSLTDIIAKERPDALLPNLGGQSGLNLCSELYKKGVLEKYGVKVIGVQVDAIERGEDRIAFKKTMNRLGIEMPRSKPAYSVEEAEKIAAELGYPVVIRPAYTMGGTGGGLVYNVEELRTVATRGIAASLVGQILVEESVLGWEELELEVVRDAKNQMITVCFIENIDAMGVHTGDSFCAAPMLTISPELQQRLQKYSYDVVEAIEVVGGTNIQFAHDPKTGRVVIIEINPRTSRSSALASKATGFPIALISAMLAAGLTLDEIPYWRDGTLDKYTPSGDYVVIKFARWAFEKFPGSIDRLGTQMRAVGEVMSIGKNYKEAFQKAIRSLETNRYGLGFARDYNRRSLEELLSLLAEPSSERQFIMYEALRKGAGIEQLFRLTHIKPWFIQQMKELVMLEEEILKYKQGHLPDELLVQAKKDGFADRYLSMLLNLPETEIRRRRTALGIVEGWEAVPVSGVENAAYYFSTYNAPDQTTSSDRRKVMILGGGPNRIGQGIEFDYCCVHTAFALRDLGYETVIVNCNPETVSTDYDTSDKLYFEPLTVEDVLSIYEKEKPLGVIVQFGGQTPLNIAGELAKAGVKILGTTPETIDLAEDRDRFRQIMEKLDIPMPESGMAVNIEEALAIANRIGYPLMVRPSYVLGGRGMEVVYDEEMLRQYLAAAVGVTPERPILIDRFLKNAIEAEADAIADGADAFVPAVMEHIELAGIHSGDSACVIPPIRIEGRHIETIVQYTKKIAGELNVVGLMNIQYAIAGDKVYVLEANPRASRTVPLVSKVCNVSMARIATEIILAAETGKQTTVSRLVSRKIPHFGVKEAVFPFNMFQEVDPVLGPEMRSTGEVLGIADSFGLAYYKAQEATKTPLPVSGTVLISVPDPDKPAVLETAREFIKLGFHIKATQGTHHFLKENGIVSEEIKKIFEGRPNIVDGITNNEIHLVINTPSGKRSQHDDSYIRKTAIKYNVPYITTLAAALASAKGIAAYKENTLQKANAKSLQEYHADITL from the coding sequence ATGCCACAACGGAGTGACATTAACAAAATCCTCATTATTGGTTCTGGCCCGATTGTAATTGGACAAGCTTGTGAATTTGACTACTCCGGGACCCAGGCCTGCAAAGCACTGCGAAAACTGGGTTACCGGATTGTCCTGGTCAATTCCAATCCGGCCACAATTATGACGGACCCGGGAATCGCGGATGTAACCTACATAGAACCTCTCAATGTAAAAAGCCTGACTGACATTATAGCCAAAGAACGGCCGGATGCCCTCTTGCCCAACTTAGGCGGGCAGTCAGGTTTAAATTTGTGTTCGGAACTATATAAAAAAGGTGTTTTAGAAAAGTACGGAGTCAAAGTAATCGGTGTGCAGGTTGACGCTATTGAACGTGGTGAAGACCGTATCGCCTTTAAAAAAACGATGAACCGGCTGGGTATTGAGATGCCCCGCAGCAAACCGGCCTATAGTGTTGAGGAAGCGGAAAAAATTGCGGCTGAGCTTGGCTATCCGGTGGTTATCCGCCCCGCCTACACCATGGGGGGCACCGGCGGCGGCCTGGTTTATAATGTTGAAGAGTTAAGGACTGTCGCTACTCGCGGCATTGCCGCCAGTCTGGTGGGACAAATCCTGGTCGAAGAATCGGTATTGGGTTGGGAAGAATTGGAGCTGGAAGTCGTCCGGGACGCCAAAAACCAGATGATTACAGTTTGTTTTATTGAAAACATTGATGCCATGGGTGTACATACCGGTGATTCCTTTTGCGCGGCCCCGATGCTGACGATCAGTCCCGAACTGCAGCAAAGGCTGCAAAAATACTCCTATGACGTTGTGGAAGCCATAGAAGTAGTTGGCGGCACCAATATTCAGTTCGCCCACGACCCCAAGACCGGCCGGGTGGTCATTATTGAAATAAATCCCCGTACTTCCCGTTCCTCCGCTTTAGCATCCAAGGCCACCGGCTTTCCTATCGCTTTGATCTCGGCCATGCTGGCAGCCGGTTTGACTCTTGACGAAATTCCCTACTGGCGGGATGGTACCCTGGATAAATACACGCCTTCGGGTGATTATGTGGTCATCAAGTTTGCCCGCTGGGCCTTTGAAAAGTTTCCCGGTTCCATAGACAGGCTGGGAACACAGATGCGGGCAGTCGGCGAAGTGATGAGCATCGGTAAAAACTATAAAGAAGCCTTTCAAAAAGCAATCAGGTCACTGGAAACCAATCGTTACGGGCTGGGTTTCGCCAGGGATTATAACCGCCGTTCCCTGGAAGAATTGCTGTCCCTTTTGGCAGAGCCGTCGAGTGAACGCCAGTTTATCATGTATGAGGCGTTGCGCAAAGGCGCCGGTATCGAACAGCTTTTCCGGCTGACCCACATCAAGCCATGGTTTATCCAGCAAATGAAAGAGCTTGTTATGCTGGAAGAAGAAATCCTGAAATACAAGCAGGGGCATTTACCGGATGAACTGCTGGTTCAGGCTAAAAAGGACGGCTTTGCCGACCGTTATTTATCGATGCTGTTAAATCTTCCGGAGACAGAAATTCGCCGGCGCAGGACTGCTCTGGGGATAGTTGAAGGATGGGAGGCTGTACCGGTAAGCGGTGTTGAAAACGCAGCCTACTATTTCTCCACTTACAACGCCCCGGATCAGACCACATCGAGCGACCGGCGGAAAGTGATGATCCTGGGCGGAGGTCCGAACCGGATCGGTCAGGGAATTGAGTTTGACTATTGCTGTGTGCATACAGCCTTTGCCCTGCGCGATTTGGGCTATGAGACAGTTATTGTCAACTGCAACCCGGAAACAGTTTCCACCGACTATGACACTTCGGATAAGCTGTACTTTGAACCACTGACCGTGGAAGATGTCTTAAGTATATATGAAAAGGAAAAGCCGCTGGGGGTAATCGTTCAGTTCGGAGGACAAACTCCCTTAAATATAGCTGGAGAACTGGCTAAAGCCGGAGTGAAGATCCTCGGCACAACGCCTGAGACGATCGACCTGGCCGAAGATCGCGACCGGTTCCGCCAGATTATGGAGAAACTTGATATCCCCATGCCGGAATCAGGCATGGCGGTAAATATTGAGGAAGCTCTGGCAATCGCCAACCGGATTGGTTATCCTCTGATGGTACGGCCTTCCTATGTTTTGGGCGGACGCGGGATGGAAGTTGTTTACGATGAGGAAATGCTCCGTCAGTACCTGGCCGCTGCAGTCGGGGTCACTCCGGAAAGACCGATCCTGATCGATAGATTCCTGAAGAACGCCATTGAAGCGGAAGCGGACGCCATTGCAGACGGCGCCGACGCTTTCGTGCCGGCGGTAATGGAGCACATTGAATTGGCAGGCATACACTCCGGAGACTCAGCCTGTGTGATTCCGCCGATTCGTATAGAAGGCAGGCATATTGAAACCATTGTGCAGTATACCAAAAAGATTGCCGGAGAACTGAACGTGGTCGGTCTGATGAATATACAGTACGCCATCGCCGGCGACAAGGTATATGTCCTGGAAGCCAATCCGAGAGCTTCACGGACCGTGCCCCTGGTGTCAAAAGTCTGTAATGTCTCGATGGCCCGCATTGCCACAGAAATCATATTGGCGGCAGAAACCGGTAAGCAGACCACTGTCAGCAGACTGGTTTCAAGAAAAATCCCGCATTTTGGGGTAAAAGAAGCGGTCTTTCCGTTTAATATGTTCCAGGAAGTTGACCCGGTGCTGGGACCGGAAATGCGTTCCACCGGTGAAGTATTGGGAATTGCCGACTCATTTGGTCTGGCCTATTATAAAGCTCAAGAAGCCACCAAAACGCCCCTTCCCGTATCCGGGACCGTTCTGATCAGCGTTCCCGATCCGGATAAACCGGCAGTACTGGAAACAGCCAGGGAATTTATCAAGCTGGGCTTTCATATTAAAGCGACACAAGGTACCCACCATTTCCTGAAGGAAAATGGGATTGTATCCGAAGAAATTAAAAAAATATTTGAAGGGCGACCCAATATCGTCGATGGTATTACCAATAATGAAATTCACCTGGTGATCAACACCCCGTCCGGAAAACGCAGCCAGCATGATGACTCATATATCCGCAAGACAGCGATAAAATATAACGTTCCGTATATCACCACCCTGGCGGCAGCCTTAGCCAGCGCCAAAGGGATCGCGGCATATAAAGAAAATACTCTTCAGAAAGCCAATGCAAAATCATTGCAGGAATATCATGCGGATATAACCCTATAA
- a CDS encoding CinA family nicotinamide mononucleotide deamidase-related protein, with translation MIAEVIFSGTELLLGQILNINGQYIQQTLASMGIDSYHQLTVGDNRDRCAQAIRQAAARADLIFVGGGLGPTEDDVSREALSEALQIPLVQDETALNIVRRIYLARGITMPEVNMKQALIPVGGKALDNRVGVAPGIVLEHQGKIFFLLPGPPFEFNCMLDEQVVPYLKSRFPEEMGIIYSRVLKLCGIGESFLAQSLGDLFKSSYPTVFTCVKGSYIDLSITAKAEDELRARRDIAAMENILRQRIGQYIFGADRDTLPGVIGRELARRGKSVAVVEEECSGGLLTHMLSVDPFSARVFAGGVVLSKTPGLKGLSEGLSRPQGTTEAKAAEQLARAIRRLTGSGIGIAVLGPSQQEALVNNKNMMTVGIDLGHEILVKESLLWDNKSEVARRGAETALVRLWQVLQEIG, from the coding sequence ATGATTGCCGAAGTCATTTTTAGCGGGACAGAGCTGCTGCTGGGGCAGATCTTAAATATCAACGGCCAGTATATCCAGCAAACCCTTGCTTCCATGGGAATTGATTCATACCACCAGTTAACTGTGGGGGATAACCGGGATCGTTGTGCGCAGGCCATACGCCAGGCTGCCGCCAGGGCCGACCTGATTTTTGTAGGGGGCGGGTTGGGGCCGACAGAGGATGACGTAAGCCGCGAGGCCTTGAGTGAAGCCCTACAAATACCGCTTGTCCAGGATGAAACCGCCCTGAACATAGTGCGGCGGATTTACCTGGCGCGCGGTATCACCATGCCGGAGGTTAACATGAAACAGGCGCTCATACCCGTGGGTGGTAAAGCCCTGGATAACCGTGTCGGTGTTGCCCCGGGAATAGTCCTGGAACATCAGGGCAAGATCTTCTTTCTGCTGCCGGGACCGCCTTTCGAATTCAATTGTATGCTTGACGAGCAGGTGGTCCCGTACTTGAAGTCTCGCTTCCCTGAGGAAATGGGCATTATCTACTCCCGTGTGCTGAAACTATGCGGCATCGGCGAATCGTTTCTGGCCCAATCCCTGGGAGACTTGTTTAAAAGCTCATATCCGACCGTATTCACCTGTGTGAAAGGAAGTTATATTGATCTTAGTATCACCGCCAAAGCTGAGGATGAGCTGAGAGCCCGGCGGGATATTGCCGCCATGGAAAACATTCTGCGGCAGCGTATCGGCCAGTATATTTTCGGCGCGGACAGGGATACCCTGCCGGGTGTGATCGGCCGGGAACTCGCCCGCAGGGGCAAGAGTGTGGCGGTGGTGGAGGAGGAGTGCAGCGGAGGACTGCTGACACACATGTTATCGGTCGACCCATTTTCAGCCCGGGTATTTGCCGGTGGCGTGGTCCTCAGTAAGACGCCGGGTCTAAAGGGCTTGTCGGAAGGATTGTCCCGGCCCCAGGGCACTACAGAAGCAAAAGCTGCGGAACAGCTTGCCCGGGCCATACGCCGCCTGACCGGCAGCGGCATCGGTATTGCCGTTCTGGGACCAAGCCAGCAGGAAGCCCTGGTAAACAACAAAAACATGATGACAGTAGGCATTGATCTGGGTCATGAAATCCTTGTGAAGGAAAGCCTGCTCTGGGATAACAAGAGCGAGGTTGCCCGCCGCGGGGCTGAAACAGCTTTGGTAAGGCTGTGGCAGGTTTTGCAGGAGATCGGTTAA